From the Garra rufa chromosome 17, GarRuf1.0, whole genome shotgun sequence genome, one window contains:
- the rnf115b gene encoding E3 ubiquitin-protein ligase RNF115, with protein sequence MAEAAAAAPRHRFFCHCCKGEIDPKLPEYVCPRCESGFIEEVSENSSLLQSRDGAVAGSAAVGGDDMASQFAELWQLLFMEHSALLSDPTVTDALRRRSGVEAAVGDPASGTVGPVASVETLSDCTEPALIPQQNSQQRNSRLDQGQAMEGIVQQFLAGLFSNSDSAGSQTSSWSNMLHSNPGDYAWGQGGLDVVITQLLAQSENTGPPPAEKGMISSLPTVSISSEQAACRLECPVCREEYSEGESVRQLPCLHCFHSNCIVPWLQLHDTCPVCRKSLDGEDRGFQPQTGPPGAISSQTNVEERSTFETL encoded by the exons ATGGCGGAGGCCGCTGCTGCTGCTCCACGACACCGGTTCTTCTGTCATTGCTGTAAAGGTGAAATCGACCCAAAGCTGCCT GAATATGTTTGTCCCAGATGTGAATCTGGTTTCATTGAAGAGGTGTCAGAAAACTCAAG TCTTCTTCAGAGTCGTGATGGCGCTGTTGCTGGTTCTGCCGCTGTAGGTGGTGATGACATGGCCTCACAGTTTGCAGAG CTGTGGCAGCTGCTCTTCATGGAACATTCAGCTCTCCTCTCCGACCCCACCGTCACAGACGCACTCCGCAGGCGTTCAGGGGTCGAGGCAGCAGTTGGTGACCCTGCCTCTGGGACAGTGGGACCTGTAGCGTCTGTGGAGACGTTGTCAGACTGCACAGAGCCTGCGCTCATCCCTCAACAAAACAGCCAGCAGCGAAACTCTAGACTGGATCAGGGGCAGGCTATGGAGGG GATTGTCCAGCAGTTCCTGGCTGGTCTGTTTTCCAATTCTGACAGTGCTGGTTCTCAAACATCTTCATG GTCTAACATGCTGCACTCAAACCCTGGAGATTACGCTTGGGGACAAGGCGGTTTGGATGTGGTCATCACACAG TTGCTTGCTCAGTCTGAAAATACCGGTCCTCCTCCTGCTGAAAAGGGGATGATCTCATCTCTCCCCACCGTTAGCATCTCCTCAGAACAGGCTG CATGCCGGCTGGAATGCCCTGTGTGTAGAGAAGAGTACTCTGAAGGGGAATCTGTCCGACAGTTGCCCTGTCTGCACTGCTTTCACAGCAACTGTATCGTGCCTTGGCTACAACTG CACGACACCTGCCCTGTCTGCCGGAAAAGTCTGGATGGTGAAGACCGGGGTTTCCAGCCACAGACAGGACCTCCAGGTGCAATTTCATCACAGACGAATGTAGAGGAACGTAGCACCTTTGAGACTCTTTAG